ACTAGTAGAAATGGAAGTAAGAGACCTACTAAACGAATACGACTTCGACGGCGACAACTGCCCAGTAGTAGTAGGATCAGCATTAAAATCACTAGAAGAAGGTGGAGAAGGTCCATGGTCAGACAAAATCCTAGAACTAATGGACGCCGTAGATGAATACTTCGACATCCCAGAAAGAGACAACGACCAACCATTCCTAATGCCAGTAGAAGACGTAATGACAATCTCAGGACGTGGAACAGTAGCAACAGGAAGAGTAGAAAAAGGAACCCTAAAAGTAGGCGACACAGTAGAAATCGTAGGCCTAACAGAAAAGACATCTCAAGCAGTAGTAACAGGTGTAGAAATGTTCCACAAACAACTAGAACAAGCTGAATCAGGCGACAACGTAGGAGTTCTTTTAAGAGGCGTTCAAAGAAACGAAATCTCAAGAGGACAAGTACTAGCAAAACCAGGTTCAGTACACCCACACACAGAATTCGAAGGTCAAGTATACGTACTAACCAAAGAAGAAGGTGGACGTCATACTCCATTCTTCTCAGGCTACAGACCACAATTCTTCTTCAGAACAACAGATGTTACAGGTGACATCCAACTAGAAGACGGAGTAGAAATGGTAATGCCAGGAGACAACGCAACATTCAAGATCACACTTCAAAAGCCAATCGCCCTAGAAGAAGGACTAAGATTCGCTGTACGTGAAGGTGGTAGAACAGTAGCATCAGGAGTTGTTTCTAAAATCGTTAAGTAATTAAATTTACTTGATTTTACAAATAATAAATCAAAAAGACAAGCTAATTGAGGCTTGTCTTTTTTTGCGGGAAAATATTTTTGGAAAATATTTTATAAAAGTATTTAATTTATAATTTATTTTTGTATTTTAAAGAATTATTCTTTTTACAGTTGAATCTTCGTATCAAGGGGGAGGCCCAAGGACCCTTCCGCATGGGTCCTCATAGGCCGGAAACCCGTTTGCTTCGCAAACTCCTTCGTGCTCCCGCACTATGTTTCCGGCATAAACGCCCCAAATCAAGGGGCGTTTATGTCCCCCTTAAACCCCTCTCGGCTACACCCCCGAGCGGCTCCTTAAGCGGAGGGCGGATAATGAAGCTTGCCTTTCGGCAAGCTTTTTTGGGTAGAGAGTAATACTTTGTAATAGTTGATTAATCTCCCCACAGATTTCTAATATTCAAGCCCCTAAAAACTGATAACTCGCTATCGCTCAAACAATCAGTTTTCTTAACGGGGCTTTCTATTAGAAATCTTTACTAGGTAAAGACGAGAAATGGTCTCAAGGTTCTGATTATTTATAGGCTCGTTTGGCTTTGCCAAACATTGCTAGATAAGTTTTACTATTTTATATCTGCAAAATAAATTTTCTCAACAGTTTTCCGAACATAGTCCACGTCCCAACCGAAGGCAAGCCCGCCGGCTCGTGGAGATAGGGACCTCCTACGCACACTGAAAAGCAGGCTCTTGTCATACATTCGGCTTTATTTCAAACAACAATCACTAGCAAAAACTAAAACTGAATACCTTCCCTATCCAAAATTTCAATATAATCTCCACCGGCTTTTATTATTCCTTCATCTGCCATTTTTGATAACTCTCTTGATAGGCTGGGCCTTGTGGTGGAGAGGTAGTCGGCTAGGTCTTCTCTTTTCATTGTGAGGTTGATTTTGCCGTCTTTTTCGTTTTCTAGTAGGTATTTACCTATTTTTTGTCTAAGGCTTGCTTGGGAGGTGATTTGGTTTTTCTTTGATAGGGCCAGGCACTTTTTGGATAAAAATTTTATATAGGACCTTAAAAAGTTTTCTGGGCATGGTACTTCAAAGATTTTTCTAAAATCTTTTATTATAAGGATTTTAGAGTCTCTTGCGCATTCGCAGTCAAAGTCAAAGGGCTCGCCCAAGTAGGCGTAGACTTCGCCAAAAAGTGTTGGTTTATTGAAGTTTTGGAAGATAAACCTC
This genomic window from Anaerococcus murdochii contains:
- the tuf gene encoding elongation factor Tu, which codes for MSKQTFERSKPHINIGTIGHVDHGKTTTTAAITQALNKKYGTGEYIDYEHIDKAPEERERGITINTSVVEYETQKRHYAHIDAPGHADYVKNMITGAAQMDGAIIVVSAADGPMPQTREHILLARQVGIPKIAVFLNKEDQVDDPELIELVEMEVRDLLNEYDFDGDNCPVVVGSALKSLEEGGEGPWSDKILELMDAVDEYFDIPERDNDQPFLMPVEDVMTISGRGTVATGRVEKGTLKVGDTVEIVGLTEKTSQAVVTGVEMFHKQLEQAESGDNVGVLLRGVQRNEISRGQVLAKPGSVHPHTEFEGQVYVLTKEEGGRHTPFFSGYRPQFFFRTTDVTGDIQLEDGVEMVMPGDNATFKITLQKPIALEEGLRFAVREGGRTVASGVVSKIVK
- a CDS encoding Crp/Fnr family transcriptional regulator; the encoded protein is MDLRNLQIFKNLTDQDLDLIKSKTEFIEKNYSKGEYIFRTGDTGSDLFYLIEGSLNVYQIDSNGKRFIFQNFNKPTLFGEVYAYLGEPFDFDCECARDSKILIIKDFRKIFEVPCPENFLRSYIKFLSKKCLALSKKNQITSQASLRQKIGKYLLENEKDGKINLTMKREDLADYLSTTRPSLSRELSKMADEGIIKAGGDYIEILDREGIQF